The Breoghania sp. L-A4 sequence AAGGACGCGACGCGCAGGATCCGCTCGGCAGGCCGCGGCGCCACGAGGGGCCGGACCTCGGCACCCAGGTGAAGGTGCCCGACGACATCGACATCCAGCGCGCCCGGCGGATTCTCGAGGAGTTGCGCCGCCGCTTCTCCGATCCCACGCGCCCCGGCTTTGAGCTCGAGTACCTCGAGCGTCTGTTGAAGCGCTACTGACGCGGCGTCTCACTCTGAGGGATACAAAAAATCGGGCCCGCAAGACGGGCCCGATTTGCATTCAACAGGAATTGAGACAACCCGCGCGCAGACTCACGCAAAGGCGCGCCGCTCGTTGTCCACCTCACCGATCAGGGCCTTGCCGACGATCCGGCGGATGTCGGCGAGCGAGAACGGCTTGGTAACCACATCGTGCACCAGCGCGTCCAGACCGTGCGCGCGTTCACGCTGGTCGGCATAACCGGTCATCAGCAGAATCGGCACCTGCGGCCAGTCGCGGGCCACGACCAGCGCCAGCGCGATTCCGTCCATCACCGGCATCTTGATATCGGAAAGCAACAGATCGTAGCTGTCAGTGTTGCGCTTCAGCGTCTCGAGAGCCTCCGCGCCGTCTTCTGCCACGTCGACGTCATGACCATCCAGTTCGAGGGCCCGCTTGACGAAGGTCCGTACCGCCTCGTCGTCTTCAGTTACGAGAATGCGCGCCATTCTCACCCTCCCTGCTCTTGTGTGGCCGAACGATCTTTGGATTCCTCGACCACATAGCCGATAAAAGGTAACTGACGGTAAGCATGGGCCATATCCATGCCATATCCCACGACGAATTTGTCGGGGCACTCGAAACCGATGAAATCCGCCTTGATCCCGGCCACACGACCCACCGGCTTGTCGAGCAGCGCCGCGATGCGCACCGACCGGGCGCCGCGCCCGGCGATCAGATCGCGTGCGAAGGCCAGTGTGCGTCCGGATTCCAGAATATCGTCGACCAGAACCACGTCGCGATCCCTCACGTCGCTTTCGATATCGCGCAAGATCGTCACGGTTCCCGACGACGTGGTTCCAGCGCCATAGCTGGATAGATGTATGAATTCCATTTCAGGCTTCAAGCCGATGCGATGCATCGCGCGGATGAGATCGGCGGCGAAAATGAAACTTCCCTTCAAAACAGCCACCACCAGCATCCGGTGCAAATTCGCATCGGCGAGCTGGCGGGCGAGGCTAGAGACCCTTTCTGCGATGGCGTCTTCGTCATAGAGCACGTTGATCTGAGGCGTATCGGTCATAAGTCGCTACAAGTTGGTCTGGCTGTTGTTTCGGTCGATAAA is a genomic window containing:
- a CDS encoding response regulator; translation: MARILVTEDDEAVRTFVKRALELDGHDVDVAEDGAEALETLKRNTDSYDLLLSDIKMPVMDGIALALVVARDWPQVPILLMTGYADQRERAHGLDALVHDVVTKPFSLADIRRIVGKALIGEVDNERRAFA
- the hpt gene encoding hypoxanthine phosphoribosyltransferase codes for the protein MTDTPQINVLYDEDAIAERVSSLARQLADANLHRMLVVAVLKGSFIFAADLIRAMHRIGLKPEMEFIHLSSYGAGTTSSGTVTILRDIESDVRDRDVVLVDDILESGRTLAFARDLIAGRGARSVRIAALLDKPVGRVAGIKADFIGFECPDKFVVGYGMDMAHAYRQLPFIGYVVEESKDRSATQEQGG